ATCCGGCACAGGCCGGGTATTCAGGAAAGGGGCCATGTGGCTGTTACCCCTGATTGTCTTTGCGCTGTTTATGCTGATTTACTCCGCTGCAAGCCCGTTTTTCAACAAGTTTACCGGTAACTTTCTTCAGGGATTCAGTGACCTGATGCAAAAAATCTTTCGCTGGATTTCACCTGGTTTTTTCTGGTTAACGATAGTGGGATTTGCTTTATACCTGTTCTACTTCTTTGGAACCTTCAATAATATTTTCAGGATTTTCAGGGAAGAAGAAACCGACCGGCTTATCCGCAGGCGCAAACCATTTTCCGGCGGTTTCAATGCATTGAAAAATGAATACCGCTCAGGCATTATCCTTCTGATATTGCTCAACCTGGCGCTGGCGCTGATGAACGTGCTTGATATCCGGCATGTCTGGTTGTTTTTTGAATGGGACGGAGGTTACCTGAAGCAATTTGTACACGAAGGCACCTGGCTGCTGATCGTATCCATACTGATCTCCATTGTCATTGTAGTATGGTTATTCAGGGGCAACCTGAACTTCTATTCCAAAAACCGGTTGTTGCTCGTGCTTTCCCGTATCTGGCTGTATCAGAATATAATACTTGCAATTTCGGTAGCTGTCAGGAATTTCTGGTACATTCATTATTTCAACCTGGCCTTTAAGCGGATCTGGGTGTTTGCGTTCCTGATTCTCGTCGTCTTCGGCATTATTACGGTATTGTTGAAGCTCAGATATAAAAAAACGCTGCAGTATCTGCTGGTGCAAAACAGCCTGATGGCCTACGCGGTAATTATCTTTACCGGATTGTTCAATTGGGATATGGTGATTGCCCGGCACAATGTGAAACATGCCGGAAAGGCATTTTTCCATACGGATTTCATGATGCACCTAGACAGCAGTACGTTGCCGGTGCTCAGACTCGATGCGGAAACCCTCAGTCAGATTGATTCGGTAAACCGCATCAATTTTCCTGATCATCATTACTATACTTCTATGGACTATTATTCCGGGCACATCGGTCAGCGCTCCCGGAATTTCCTGCAGGGTTATCCGAAGCTGCAATGGCAATCACTGACGGTTTCGGATGCCATTACCTATCGCAGGTTGCAATGACCTTATTTTTTTCCATAGGTCTTTTCAGGAGTCTGCAAACCCGGATCCGGATGAAAAATACCGAAAACCTTTATTCTTCCCGGAACGGCATATTGCTGTAATATTTGGACCGAAAAATAATTAAGTTGCAGGATGCAGGGGGTGCATGTCGTAAAAGCGTTGAGTTACTTCGACAGATTTTTACCGAACCAGCATGTTATAAGTGCATAGTCAATGCTTCCGCTGCAGATTAAATATCAGCAATACCTTAATTAACCTGACTTTATCAATTACCCAGTAACTGCCGGTATATCCTGAAGTTTTCATTGTCAAAGCAGACGAAAATTACTTTTATCCGGGCAGGATTGGTACTGATGAAATCCTGAACGGCACCGATGGCAATTTCGGCGGCGCGCTGTCTGGGAAAGCCGTAAATACCAGTACTGATATTCGGGAAAGCAATGGTGAAGCATTGATTTTCTAAACCCAGTTTCAGGCTTTGAGTGTAACAGGCGTACAGCAGGGCTTCTTCGTTGTGGTTACCACCCCGCCACACAGGTCCTACGGTGTGGATAACGCAGCGTGCGGGCAGGTTAAATCCCGGCGTAATCCTGGCTTCTCCGGTAGGGCAGCCCCCGATGGCGCGGCAGGCATCGAGCAGTTTTGGTCCCGCAGCCCGGTGAATGGCACCATCCACCCCGCCACCGCCCAGCAGACTGGTGTTGGCTGCATTTACAATGGCGTCAACCTGCAACGCGGTAATATCGCCTGTTATCAGGCTGATGGCTTCATTCTCCATTTCAGGTTGTTTTGATTGTTTAAAAATTCCGATAATTCGTTATCAGGCTTTTCGCACGATCAGCTGTGCATTTTCGTATTTCACGACGCGGATCGCTTCGCCTTTCTCAATGAAACCTGCTTCGGCCACGGCATCGAATATCTGTCCTTCAATGTCTATTTTACCGGCCGGTCTGAGCATGGTAAAGGCGGTGCCTGTTTTGCCTTTCATTTCCATATAATGCGCATCTGCCGAAACGTAACCTTCGGTGGTCTGCTGGGTAGAGAGCAGTGCCAGATCGCCGAACATGGTGTGCCCGCCGAAAAGCTTCCGGGTAAGAAAGAAGGACCCGATCAGGGAGAAGAATGACGCGATGATCACGATGAAAAATGCCTGGATAACTCCGTTCAGCCTCACTCCGGTAAAGTCAAAACCGATGTTGTCGATCATACTCAGGGTGAGGCCGGTTACCATAAGGATAATACCCGAAATTCCGGCAACGCCGAAACCGGGTATGGCAAACAACTCTACCATCAAAAGTATCAGTCCGATAATGAAAACAAGGATCTCCCAGTGGGCGGCCAGCCCTTCGATATATAGCGGTGCGAAGTAAAGCATTGCTGCCGTGGCTGCAGCTGCCAGCGGGAATCCGATGCCCGGTGTTTGCAGCTCAAAATAGATTCCTCCGATGATGATCATAATCAGTAGCCCGCTGATCATGGGTTTTGTAAGGAAGCCTATGATTTTGTCGGTAGCGGACAATTGTTGTTCCACCACTTTAAAATCCTGTTTGCCGGTTATTTTCAGAATTTCCTCAATGCTTTCGGCCTGGGCGTTACAGAATTTATAGCGGATGGCTTCAGTGGTTGTAAAGGTAATGACCTGGCCGGTATCTGTAACGCCTTCGATGTATACCCTTGGATCAACCATACCCTGGGCGATGTCTGGGTCGCGTCCGGTCGCCTCGGCAGTTGAACGCATGGTTGAACGCATGTATGACTGATACTTGTCCGGCATAGGTTTGCCGGTCTGGTCTACAACGGTGGCAGCACCTATGTTGGCGCCTGAGCGCATGTAAATGCTGTCGCAGGCGATCGAAATCAGGGCCCCAGCCGATGCGGCATTGTTGTCGATAAAGACCCAGACCGGGATTTTCGACTGAAGAATGGCGGTTCTGATGCTGTCTGCCGTTTCAACCATCCCCCCGTAGGTGTTCATGTGTATCAGGATGATATCGGCATTCAGCTCTTTTGCCTCTCGAAATGCTTTTTTTGTATTATGCCACACCGGCGGGGCAATCTCCTGCTTGATGTCGAATTTATAAATCAATCCGGATGGATTGCTGTTATCATTCAGGTTCTGGGCGCTCAATCCTGTCAGATTCAGCAGGAATAATGCCAGCATGATTATATTCAAAGATTTCTTTATCATTTCAGTGAGGCGTTGTTATTTAATGCGAAGATAATAGCAAATTGGTGAATATCAGGTGTTTTTTCAGCAAATGATTTTCAATTCAGATGTGACCGAAATATTTCCCGATTACCTTTTTCATTTCAGGATGCGCATGTGGATTGCCGGCAATCAGTTCCCTGCCGAAGAGGTGGTTGCTGCCACCGGTGAAATCGGTAACCACGCCCCCGGCCATCTCTACAATAAAACTGCCTGCAGCTACATCCCACGAATTAAGTCCGTATTCATAGAAGCCTTCGAACCTGCCGCAGGCAACATAAGCCAGATCCGCAGCTGCTGAGCCTAACCGGCGCAAACCGGCTGTATGTTTCATGAAGTGCTTGAAGACCGTTACATAATCATCAAGCCGGCCGTAATCATAATAAGGGAATCCTGTGGCCAGCAGGCTGTTGTCGAAGTCTTTTACCGGAGAAACACTGATTTCTTTGCCGTTGAGCATGGCTTTGCCACCTTTCCAGGCATAAAAACACTCCTCCAGGTTGATTTCATAAACCACTCCCACCACTACTGTATCGCCTTCCATCAGCGCGATGCTGACGCAGAAGACGGGGACTTTATGAATAAAATTGGTGGTTCCGTCGAGCGGATCAATCACCCATCTGAACAACTGCTGATCATGGCCGGCGGTGTTTTCTTCGGTAATAAATCCCGAACCGGGCAGCAGGTCTTTAAGGCGGTTTACAATCAGCTCTTCTGCCGATTTATCTACATAAGTCACATAATTGTGATGTCCTTTCTGCTCGATTTCAGTATGAGTTATATTGTTAAGCTGTTGCAAAATGTAATTCCCGGCTTCCCGGGCAATATTGCAAACTCCATTGCAAAGTATTTGATAATCTGGTGTTTCCATTATTAATGATTGGGTTTTACCATGTACATGCCATCCTT
This sequence is a window from Lentimicrobium saccharophilum. Protein-coding genes within it:
- a CDS encoding O-acetyl-ADP-ribose deacetylase, with amino-acid sequence MENEAISLITGDITALQVDAIVNAANTSLLGGGGVDGAIHRAAGPKLLDACRAIGGCPTGEARITPGFNLPARCVIHTVGPVWRGGNHNEEALLYACYTQSLKLGLENQCFTIAFPNISTGIYGFPRQRAAEIAIGAVQDFISTNPARIKVIFVCFDNENFRIYRQLLGN
- a CDS encoding DUF4153 domain-containing protein, whose product is MKKSFLLFPLAFALIFAYLFHRQQAGVNILIFNALLISLLIRTRRLSPGNRFHLIFLAGAGISSIMVAVYGDGVALAGNILSLMVLCAVAAYPAMVVPLNAMIALPSAMLTGPREWLRAITAEPGGKSGTGRVFRKGAMWLLPLIVFALFMLIYSAASPFFNKFTGNFLQGFSDLMQKIFRWISPGFFWLTIVGFALYLFYFFGTFNNIFRIFREEETDRLIRRRKPFSGGFNALKNEYRSGIILLILLNLALALMNVLDIRHVWLFFEWDGGYLKQFVHEGTWLLIVSILISIVIVVWLFRGNLNFYSKNRLLLVLSRIWLYQNIILAISVAVRNFWYIHYFNLAFKRIWVFAFLILVVFGIITVLLKLRYKKTLQYLLVQNSLMAYAVIIFTGLFNWDMVIARHNVKHAGKAFFHTDFMMHLDSSTLPVLRLDAETLSQIDSVNRINFPDHHYYTSMDYYSGHIGQRSRNFLQGYPKLQWQSLTVSDAITYRRLQ
- a CDS encoding inositol monophosphatase family protein translates to METPDYQILCNGVCNIAREAGNYILQQLNNITHTEIEQKGHHNYVTYVDKSAEELIVNRLKDLLPGSGFITEENTAGHDQQLFRWVIDPLDGTTNFIHKVPVFCVSIALMEGDTVVVGVVYEINLEECFYAWKGGKAMLNGKEISVSPVKDFDNSLLATGFPYYDYGRLDDYVTVFKHFMKHTAGLRRLGSAAADLAYVACGRFEGFYEYGLNSWDVAAGSFIVEMAGGVVTDFTGGSNHLFGRELIAGNPHAHPEMKKVIGKYFGHI
- a CDS encoding NfeD family protein, yielding MKKSLNIIMLALFLLNLTGLSAQNLNDNSNPSGLIYKFDIKQEIAPPVWHNTKKAFREAKELNADIILIHMNTYGGMVETADSIRTAILQSKIPVWVFIDNNAASAGALISIACDSIYMRSGANIGAATVVDQTGKPMPDKYQSYMRSTMRSTAEATGRDPDIAQGMVDPRVYIEGVTDTGQVITFTTTEAIRYKFCNAQAESIEEILKITGKQDFKVVEQQLSATDKIIGFLTKPMISGLLIMIIIGGIYFELQTPGIGFPLAAAATAAMLYFAPLYIEGLAAHWEILVFIIGLILLMVELFAIPGFGVAGISGIILMVTGLTLSMIDNIGFDFTGVRLNGVIQAFFIVIIASFFSLIGSFFLTRKLFGGHTMFGDLALLSTQQTTEGYVSADAHYMEMKGKTGTAFTMLRPAGKIDIEGQIFDAVAEAGFIEKGEAIRVVKYENAQLIVRKA